Part of the Chaetodon trifascialis isolate fChaTrf1 chromosome 1, fChaTrf1.hap1, whole genome shotgun sequence genome, ttttcatttacatttcctTTGGATTTTTGAATATGTTTTTGAATTGGCATCACATTCCTcatgatggaaatgttttgggCCTTTGCAGCACATTTGCCGTTTTTGGCCATCTGTTTTAGCAACTAAAGAGCCATATGTTTTCTCAGGACTTGGTGGACAGTAAGTTtaagtgaatattggactgaCATTCATCGCATGGCCTGAGATTGTGACCCAAAATTCATGACAATGTCGTTCTGTGTCTGCCAGAGCCAACTGTCATAAGACATGTCCACCATGTCATGTTGTGGTTTTAGCTTGTTACACCAAGTGATGAAAATTGAACCAACAAAGAAGACAGGCTGTTGTTGAAAAGGAAGGATTCTGTCACCTGTCTCAACAACCTGTCACACTCTTTAAGTTTCAACAAAGCAAAATACAATATATCCCTGATCTTAGAGAGAAATTACATGCCTTTTGGCAAATAGAGTGACTGGCCATGAACCATGGGCTTTGTTAGGCTATAAATATGGCTGCCCTCAGGCCACAGGGGAATTAATGGAAGCCTTATGTCGCTCCAGATTAAAGCATTATAACACCCAGCACCCAGGGTCactcttttttgtgtgtgtgggtggggtaAATAGCTTCTCACTTGAATACAGCTGAGTGAACTTCCATTTAAATGTACCGACTTAGCGCTGTGTGTCATGTTGATCTTTAAATAACACAGCACAACGTTCAATGTACATTTTATGCAAGGATACACTTTTACTCCAGTCTCTGCTCTGAAATTCAGTCAGCTTTGCAGTCATcgtattaaaaacatttaatgtgtCCGTATAAACAAAATATTGCTATAACAGGATACACATGGCCATCATGTATGTgggttgtgtgcatgtttctgacaGTATCACACTGAATGTTTTCCCTGATATGTTCCCTTCATGCCAAGTGCCATGACGAGCTGCAGCCAGGAGTCCGACTTATTTCATGTTGACTGTCACATGAAGCAAAACCTATGCGACACACTTTAATAGTTGCTCTGAACAATGTGGTAACCGGGGGACTGGGAGACTACATTTCCAGTTTTTCACATGCTCTTTAAATTACTTGCTCATTTTCTGCAGTGGTTGTACAATGAAAGCAGTTGTACTGGTAGAATAATGATATTACATACACTGttttacacatttacagtgaATTTTGACAGATTTTTGTTGGAAATAAACCGTTGAAAATATGAATAACTGTATCATCTTGACTCACCTTTTTTTCTTGGCAGTCACAGCCCTCGTgctcccacacacagacactcaaacCCACACtccaatttaattcaatttcagtACCTTCCAAATTTTTAATGAAGAGAACCTGAAtgaggagccagaggaggagcagcagtaTGATGCCCTCGATCATTCCCTTACACCAGAAGGACACGACAAGCTGCCACACAGGCTGGTCAGATTCATCTTCCTCAGCTGGACCAGGCATCGTGTATTGTGGGTCAATATCTGTGGGAAGTTGTCGCCAAATTTTAATGTGATCTTCAAAACATACGTTTTAAAAAATCTTAGCCAAGTAGAGCTTTGATATGGATGGTTTGTAATGCCAAAGAGCTGAATTTAAGCTTGCTTCACTGGACCCTGGGTTAACATCAGCTAAAAGCTAGAATGTGAAGTGGACATGGAGGACCAGGTGTCCTAGACATTGTTTGTTTGGAATCCCTCTCGGTGAGCACAGAAATCTCATTGGATGTGGAGAGAAGAATGCTGTTTCTTACTCAGAGCTTCTTAATGCAGGAATACAGTCAGAGGATAACTTAGCATTGGCAGATAAAACATTTGACTCACATGTGTTGAGTATCTTCACTCTTCATCAGAGCCACCTTCCATTGGCTGTCGGGCTGTTAGCAGATGAAATGCTTACAGTGTGAGTAACACTAATTACTCATATGATAcactccttttcttctttgccATAGTGTCATCCCTCATTGAGTGTCGTGAGTATGAGTTGAGTTAGCTCAGCCACCTGCTCTGATTGTTAACTGCAGTCAGCCTTCACttcatgtgctgcagcagcatttacACTATAGCTGGCCCACTTCCAGTCATAACTGCAGTCTGTTTCCAGCTTTTGGCCAAAGACACACAACTGCAAACTCTGCTGTCATTGATCAGCCTGAGGGGTAGAGGAAATCTTTAGGAAAGTACAGTAGCCTTTTGGGGTTACCTTTTAGGCctattgatcccaatttggtAAATTATTTTGTCGCAGTAGTATTAACATACAGGTAAACATAGAATGTATATACAATATTTCGGGAAAAAAAGTAACAAGTCGCAAAAATGTAtgcaggaataaaaaaatatataactaagtaaaactaaatatataatatgtattagaatgtataatacatattatagaatattataataatataatacaaaatacaatataattaaatatatagaCAGTATTTacaagcaaaaaacagcaaaatataggtaaatatttgtgcagttttggatgataaataaatgtaaaccgTGGACTGTATGTGCAACCAGGCAGGGATGATTCAAAAAGATGAAGCCTGTCATGTTTTGATCAGAGCAGTAAGCACACGTCTTTCTGCTCACAGGGGCGGCCTTATGAAAAGTTTTACGCCAGTTGTCCAGCTGATTGTGTGACTGATGGAGTGGAACTGTCTCATTGTGTTTCCTTTATGCAGCCTATGCACAACTGTTACGATGCAAATGACGACAATGCAAATGATGACAACCAATAAGCAGTCTTATAACTCATCTGATTTAACAAAATGTGAATTCTCAACAATCTTCACAATCTTGTAAATATCTCATGCAAAAACTACATTTCCAGGTTCTTATGGAGAACACAAGGTGTAACGTGGGAGATCCATTTACAAACAATATGAATCAACTTCAACAGTTTAGTTCAGATTTATATGATTCTCCACTCAGTGTGTTAAAGTGGTGTCATCATTAATAACAAGTCTGGTTGTAAGTAAGTCATAATAACACATGGTCAAATTCATTGCACATCACCATCTTTAATGTTGTAAAAACGAATGGCTCCAGAGCTtacactgccctctgctggagctTTAGGCAGCCTACAGAGCAGTCATTGAAGAGGTTTGAACTGAGGCTAAAAGTCAATGATGACAGCAACCACTCATTAGAGGTGCGTCAGTTAAGCAGCGGTGAGCCAAACGAGGAGCGCAGCGCAGCCTCACACCAAAGATGATTCTCCTAatgctgcttttattgttttcatgcctcgacagtttgacagaggCGAACTCAATGCATTTACCGAGGATGGTCATCACAGACAAAGGTATGAAATACTTTTCCTCAACTTTGGAACATGAACGATTTATGACATCGCcgcaaaaatgtcaaagaaatgGAGACAAGGAAAATGTTGAATGACGTTTGAAGATTATTTTCTAACAGAGAAGTGTACAGAAGAAAGCAGCTGAACCTCTGTAACTATGAGCGCTCCTCTGACGCTACAGCGCTCCTTTACCTATTGATACAGTACATGAACAGATGTGTGTATTGACTGACTGCAtggcgtctctctctctctctctctctctctctctctctctctctctctctctctctgtctctgtctctgtctctgtctgtctgtcacgctgtcatggcttatTTGGCCATTCGAGCAGTACAGAGCCATCTCCAGTGTTCTTAGTAatccctgctgctgtgacaaatCAACCTGTCTGCTCTGATAATGACCTGTCCAGCTCATGAGACCCTGCGGCTGTCACACTGACTGGAGGGTGGACAGCAGcatacattcacacagacagcagacttTTTAATTTGCTGAGTAACAAACCTCAACCTCAACTCTGCAGTTGTGCCTGTGTGCTTGTGAAAATGCTCTAATTTTTCTAATTAATCAGgcagtgttgtgtgtgcatcttgTATGTTGATGAGGAAAGCCACCAGTTGTGGGATTCATGGACTACCATTAAGAAAAACAACCGTCCAGAAGTTAGTTTTGATTTGGGCCAAAATGCTGCCTGTAAGCTtttcagagacacaaaacaagcgAAGTAGACATTTCTGCAGTGGCCAGACAAAAAAGCTCTGTAGCTGTGAACAGGAAAGCTAATTTTAGATGAGCATGAGCAAGGTTCAGcatgcacttttttctaaagaGGAATGGAAACCGAGGGTCGTCACTGACTTTGCTCCTTGTCTTAGTTGACACCACATATCATTGCATGGCAACCATGAATGGAGACAACATGGAAAGAGGAGaactttctttacatttttaatttaatgtgcAAGTATGAGctgttatttctgctgctgttttttccttAGTGtaattgtaaattgaatatattttggttGGACAAACCAAGCAATTTAAAGAGAACATTGTGGACTCTGGGAAagtgtgatgggcatttttaacaattctctgacattttatagatcaaataaacaagacaaaagtgCACTCGATCAGAAGCAGTTCATGTGGCATATCAGAGGTGTTCTGCCGGCTGTCATAGACAGGCAGAACACCTCTGATATGCCAGGCAGATGAAGTATGCTGGCACCTCAAGAGtgtacagtcatgctagcagctccatGAGACTGTACTCTTATTAGGTTAGAAACCACAGTGCTGGTCAAAttaaaactttgacctgatgatggtgttaaatGAAACACTAAATTATcatcaaagttattacaattcatcctgacGGCAATGTGCATACCAAACATCATGGTAATCCATCCTGAAGTCGATGAAGACAGCTCACCCTCTgtcatcaggattcatcctctgagaacCATGAAAACCTGTAGAAAATTGTTCCATCGGGTCCATCCTTCAGGTGgatgttgagacatttcactgtataagtgaaaactttgacccgCTGGTGGCATTAGAGAAAAGGTCAGAGGATCACCGGACATCAGGAGTCATCCTTTGGACATGTGTACCAACTGTCATGGCAAATCCATCCAACCATTAAGACGCTTTACAACCATagaaaaatgtcaacctcatggtggtgttGGAGGAAAAGATAGAAGACATCCTCAGGGGGACGATGAacatctgtacaaaatttcatggcaatccatccagttgCTGTAAAGACATTTACAGCAGTGGACCGATGGACTGGCATGTCTGTCATCCATGGAGCTGGATTGAGTTGACAATTTGATCATATCCATTGCACACCTGAAGCACGGTCTTTGTTTATCAatcaaccttttttttattgcagagATTACAATGAGAAGGTTACCTTTACCTGACCACCACGCACCTGTACGGATTGTTCTTGAAAGGGAGCCAGACAAGGTCATAATTGCTGGACAAAAACGCCTGACTTCATTCGACTTTCAAAGTCCTCAGAAGGTAGAGAACATTTCTGACAGTGTTTGATCACAGAAGTCAGGCCTTCAGTAAATCTCTGCAGGGAAATAACAGATAACATGAATTCATTCGTTCTCTTCACAGAGTCCTGTGGTGTTGTGGGAGGACTGCATCAACAGTGAACTTTCAAAAACAGTGAGCAAAGAAAGAACACGACTTCAAAGCAAGCAGCACAGCATTTGACATGTTGGTCAGATCTGATTAAAATTTCAAAACAACTCTGGCTCTTTTCATTTAGGATTGCAGCTATAACATCACGGTGGTCCACAAGATGACAACGACAACAGATGACAACAAacaagtgtttctgtgtggaacCAATGGCAGACAAACCACGTGCTGTGACATGGTAGGCCACTGCGGAGATGGACTGCATATGTTAGTGAGGATGGAAGGAAACATTGGGAGTAGCCACTGGTGGCTGTCGGGTCACGGTGGACGCCACCGCTCATTGTGACGAGCCACTTCTTCTGTTACCAGTGATGGAGCGGTGATAGACGTTTTAAggcctgctgtgttttcttgtagGATTTATCCGAGAAGTCACCACGGTGTGTTCCCTCTGACAAAATGAAGAGCATAAAAGAAAGCATAAAGGGGTTTATCATAAAGGAAGGTGAACAATCTGTCCTTGTGGGTGAGTTTCTGTAcacacaggatttttttttccataatggCTTTAAACCTCTTTAATCCTCATGGATTCATTGCTCCATGACGAAGGAAGGCTCAGCTCAGCATTTTGTAATACTTTTGCCTCCTTTGCTACCATGGCTTATAATGAGGTTGCACTGGTGTTTCCTGCTTGGACCTGCTAGTCACTTCAGACTCTTAATTCCTCCCACTGGCATCAAAACCTGTACAGAGACATTATGGCTCTCATACAGGTTTTGCTTATTAATAAGCAGCTTTCCATGCTATCACTGACAGGAGAAACTGCTGACTGGACTATGAAAGGTTAGCTGATGCTTTCTGCAAACCAAAAGCTCTGTGATGCTGCTATGATACCTTAAAAAGTGTAATCATTTGCTGTGTCTTTACAGAATCAGAAGGAAATGCAGATCTCTACATTACATACTCCGGATCTCGAGAATATGGTGGCATCTACAGATTTGGAAGGAATGGACTTCAACCAGCAAGCCCAGATGGAGGTATTGCATGTAATTTTATTTGTCAGATGTTGTTCACTTAAATATTCATATGTCCTAAGACTATAGATTCAAAtaattcttctgtttttctgtttttagagCAGCATTATGTGGGTCTGATGGTCAGCAGGCAGGGAGGCCTGCAGGACAAAGTTTATGCCTTCTAtaaggagaaaaacagagacaacGCCTTGTACAGTGAAATGTGGCTCCCTTTTGTGACCCAGGTTTGCATGGTAAGGCCTGCATAATTAGGATATTAGCATTAAATACCTTTCATAAACACCTTAGTTAGATTGTATGActaaatgcaaaaatgcaatGTGCACAAAGTACCTGCTGTAAACAAGAAGTGTAACCACATCCAATGCATATCGAAAACATGCATATGCATAATGGAGAAGCGATTGATCTTTTCGCTGTGTGTTGCCTCTAGGCAGATCGTGGCGGTCGCAAGAACACCTTGCAGTCTACCTGGACATCCCAGATGAATGCCAGGCTCTTCTGTGGAGACCCTGACAGCAAACAGCACTTCTCTGAACTGGTAGATGTGGCTACTGTGCATGCAGGCCAGTGGCAGGATACCACAGTTTATGCACTCTTCAGAAATGAATGGTAcatggtggatggatggatggatggatggatggatggatggatggatggatggatggatggatggatggatggatggatggatggactgactgtctgtcttgTGAAATGTTTTAACAAATAGATTTAATCAAGCTTGACTGGTAAAGTTGTCTGACTTTTCAGCATCACAAGATTCAAATCACACAGTGATGTCAGGTCAAAACTAGAATGACTTGTCTGTGGCTGTGtctttaaataaaacaacagagtCACTTAGTATGTTTGCCAAATGAACCAAACCAGAGTACATAACTGCACGCTATCATGTGATGGGAATGAAGACTGAGAAACTTCAGCTTACAAACCATTGTAGATCATCCTTCCTGCACTTTGAGTACTGGTCACACAGAACTCTTTGGTTCTCTCTTACTTGTTTGAACGCTTCGTTTGTCCTTCTTCTTTTCGTTTTGTTGAAGTTGCGTTCAGTTCCTCTATCTGTTTGCTCAGCTGTTTCTTTCAGCATGGCTGAAATCTTCCGTCACAACAGTTTCTCAACAGCtgacctctgtgtctctctgcaggggtatgagtgctgtgtgtgtctacacCATACAAGATATTGACCATGTCTTCCAAACCTCCCCATTTAAAGGTGGTGACCAAAGGCGGACAAGAATGGTATGTGTCATTCACATTGAAAAATGTAACTTATCTCATGAGTAAAAAACATGGCTGATGCCCTTTGCATGTTTAGTCATCACTGGTGTCATTAAAATCCCAAATAACTGCTTTGCTTCAAGTGGTAGCATCAGAAAAGTCAGTCTGGCAGACAGCAAGCTGCTGCACCATTCGATCTGTGGTTTTCATGTCAGTATTAACCTAACTGATGTATGTAGCCATCAAATGCATACTTAAGACCACTTTTAGAGGGTCTTTCTTTTAAAACATGTCAGCTGgaagcattaaaaacaaagcagagcaaaggTTTTTCCACCAACTCTTGAAGGCAACAATAGCTTCATTAGCCAGCTAGCAACAGCTGGCGATCCATCTGACAAAACCGATAATTGCTGTCTATAAATGAGAAACCTGCTTTCGCCGAGCTCTGTCTGAATTCAAGGATCCACTGTTTGTAAATCTGCCACCACTATTACTGTACAGTGCATATGTATCAGTTCGGTTTGCAACCAAATCCAAAACCTACACCTTTCTCTTCAGTGTGTACGGGACAGCACACAGATTTCTTTAGAGGACCTGGGGACAATCAAGAAGACTTCAGAGATGGAGCAGTTGGTCTGGCCTGTAAACAGGTCTGGCCCAATTCTCTTTAACCACCACATCTACACTCACATCTACGTCGACAGCTCCCACCACAAGAGGAACAATCACCCggtcctgtttctgtctctaaGTGAGTAGTGCAGTCATATGAATCAGGGAAGTGGACAGTAAGATTGGTGAaccatactgtatatttgtgtaCGACTGAAGGTGGCACAGGCTACTTTTAAATAGCTTGTTGTACTGGGGAAACCAcctatttttaacattttaagtgAGCAGGGAAAGGTCAGTGTAACATAGTAGCTGAGACAGAGGCCAGTACTGCTGCCCTGAACACTGGGATTTAGAAAGCAGAGGCCTCTTAGCAAAAAGGGAAGAagcatctttttgttttgtttttaaatgttttctcatGACTCCCACTGACCTCGAGACAGTCTcagcttttggttttggtttgagGTTTATTGTCACCTCCCATGAAATGAAAGGCAGCactgctcttttttctttttgcattttggccCGAGGTGACCCCTCATTTTACAACAAAATTAAGAGATGTAAGACTTTCCTAAGAGAGTCAAGTGTGGCCACTACGGCACAGTAGTGTAAACCAAATCTGGCTTGAAGCTGCACAAGTTGTATTGctttttaatgactttgttCAATCGAAACTGGCTGAACCAATCCATCATGAGCATCATTAAAGAGGTCCACGCTCTAATTATCGTGAGACTGAAGACTGTTGAGCCAGCTGAACAGTTTACCACGTCAATGGGAAGACACATAACTTGTACTTAAGATAGATGTGATTAATAAATTCATGCTGTGAGCACTTCAGACTGGTGTGTGTTGACACACCAACTGGCAAAGTCTACATAGCTCTTGATCAAATAAGGAACAGGATGCTCCAAATTAAGCACTTCAGCTTTTCAGACCTACATGTCACCCTCATTAGCTTCTCCACTTTGTCAGATGTAGCAGTATTTTCTAGAGGCAGTGTTTACCCAAGAAGATATTTTTTGCAGAAATAATCTCTCAGCAAACTTATTTTTATCAAAACATTTGATAGGCTTTGCTGGAAGAGTCATCTGAGGTGATGAAACACGTGATATGAGTGTGGGATGGGTGTGTTCAGACAGGTTTGAGTATTCAGTcatcctctttgttttttatgtctttaAACAGATAACGGGGGGATTCATAAAATGATTAAGAACAAAGGTCAGAGCTTTGTCATTGCTGAGTATCGACCTTTCAACTACAAAGCCCACATCCTCGGCATCGTCCTTCACCCTACCTCTGTGAGTAACAGCACCGCCTACACAGCTATTCGCTCCGCCAGTCATGTCATCATCATTGATCATACAGCAATAATGGTTATAGTGAGTTAAAGGAAAACTGTAATACTTCTGAAAAAAGGGTGTGCAACTTTTTTGGATGTAGACTAAACTTTTCTGAGGATATTGCTGTTTTAATAAAAAGGTCAGTAATGGCACAGTTCAATTAGAAATTTGTACTATGTGTCATTGCAGAGGACGCTGTATGTGAACAACAGAGATGAACTGGTACAGCTGGATGTGGCAAACTGTGTCCAGTATGGAGACAGATGCGAGGAATGTGTCTTAGCCAGAGATCCGTACTGCGGCTGGAACGGCGCCCACTGTACTGCTGAGTAAGTCCGACGGTCATTATGAACCTGGAGAAATACAATCTAAATATCCGAACAACACTTTTTCAATCTATATCCAAAGAATACATGTAATGATACCACAGCCAACCCCACAGTGTGTACACAACATCAGTCACTTGAATTTCATTAGTGTTGTGTCATCAGACCTACGACAGCTGATTTACTGCAAGCTGCATCTGTTAAAGAAACACTTCCTTTATGGAGCCACTCTCATGACGGTGGTGTAAATCATGTAACTAAAATATTTCAATACTCAGTCAATATTGACCGCTAGTTATCTAGAGCACTTCTATGGTACAGATGACCTGTTTGCAGACTTTTATTTGCACACAGTACCAACCTGGTATCAGCAGTCTGTCTCTTTACACCGCAGTGCCCTGAATTCCacagctgtcagctgttttAGTTATCTGCAGTGGTGTATACCATCACAAGATGCCATTATAAACAATGCTGCATTTTACATAATATGTAATATGGCTAAATAAAGCAATATATTATATTGCTTTATTTAGCCATTCTTTGGAAAGAAAGGATACTGGCCATAGAGGAGAAGAGTGGAGATCATTCTTCGGAGTGGTTTTTGGGAGTTTCAGAGGACATTTTCATGGGTACATAGCTTCATTTGCAGCATGAAAAGAGTGTAGCAATGTGGAAAATAGGTAGAAAACAGGTAGGCCTTTTCCAAACTTCCTAATTATAACATTCAGTTGAAGcaccaaaactgaaaaatgcaaGAGATGCTGACATTTCGGACTTAATTACAGCCAATCAGTTTCATTTAACAGCACAAGGCTAATAGAAAAGTAATTAACACGGAAGTGGTCATGTGGCAGTGAGGATTGTCATCTGAGGTCTTGTGCAAATGTTGCTGAATGTTGTTGGTTAAGTAGAGCACACAACA contains:
- the LOC139333569 gene encoding semaphorin-7A; translated protein: MILLMLLLLFSCLDSLTEANSMHLPRMVITDKEITMRRLPLPDHHAPVRIVLEREPDKVIIAGQKRLTSFDFQSPQKSPVVLWEDCINSELSKTDCSYNITVVHKMTTTTDDNKQVFLCGTNGRQTTCCDMDLSEKSPRCVPSDKMKSIKESIKGFIIKEGEQSVLVESEGNADLYITYSGSREYGGIYRFGRNGLQPASPDGEQHYVGLMVSRQGGLQDKVYAFYKEKNRDNALYSEMWLPFVTQVCMADRGGRKNTLQSTWTSQMNARLFCGDPDSKQHFSELVDVATVHAGQWQDTTVYALFRNEWGMSAVCVYTIQDIDHVFQTSPFKGGDQRRTRMCVRDSTQISLEDLGTIKKTSEMEQLVWPVNRSGPILFNHHIYTHIYVDSSHHKRNNHPVLFLSLNNGGIHKMIKNKGQSFVIAEYRPFNYKAHILGIVLHPTSRTLYVNNRDELVQLDVANCVQYGDRCEECVLARDPYCGWNGAHCTADGIVQDVARGNYNICSSTFESHGKALRYYTDAHENEDVNSIRLPPNSKYFLQCPVSSLHAQYTWHHLKSSTSCSSREHQCLHLIDSMGPEQVGTYECVSEEMGYSRVLAQYQLQLESRAVGHSSSLLVWVCLVAFLLRSLSC